In Oceanispirochaeta sp. M1, a genomic segment contains:
- a CDS encoding DUF4340 domain-containing protein has translation MKKKKQLIIALAALILLGAGYFLMPLLGGDKEEPQSSNTAARESYVLTDVAEDNFNSLTIENRFGKYTMIPTENGITLKDSESMVLNQQTAGALSYGLRNLTSFEKIEENSSSLEGYGLNSPSGILTVTLSDDSTLQIILGKAAPSGSGYYTMKEGENTVYLLSSYMAGSFLNSVDLLRDRTLPQVNFQNLKRLTIKGERIIDIVPYFPYEVFSSSLSPLLMVKPYKRPTAVNTQTYSENLEAFVKNYHIIDFIEEGTVETGLKNPAAALYMKDGEGAELSIEFGNRTEDGSAVYSRISGIGGVITLPVEAAKITEVKAIEMTDRFVRLISIDHISEVRVEYGDELWVGGIRWIDEDTGEFTFQGESVEEDPFKKMYQEILYLLFEGEIPEPFSPRGKAEFMVSYIGDDKSPGKTTAEFYSYNQDYYAVSIDGYAPEFLIGKYQVESLVQFIRNYAG, from the coding sequence TTGAAAAAGAAGAAGCAGTTAATCATAGCCCTGGCAGCTCTCATACTGCTGGGTGCCGGTTATTTTCTGATGCCCCTTCTTGGAGGGGATAAGGAAGAACCCCAAAGCAGCAATACAGCAGCACGAGAGAGCTATGTGCTTACAGACGTCGCCGAGGATAATTTCAATTCTCTGACCATAGAAAACAGGTTTGGGAAATATACAATGATTCCCACTGAGAACGGCATAACCCTTAAAGATTCAGAATCGATGGTTCTGAACCAGCAGACAGCCGGAGCTCTCAGCTATGGCCTTAGAAACCTGACAAGCTTTGAGAAAATAGAAGAGAACAGCAGCAGTCTGGAAGGTTACGGTCTGAACAGCCCCTCGGGGATTCTTACGGTAACACTTTCTGATGACAGCACTCTTCAGATTATACTAGGAAAAGCCGCTCCTTCGGGCAGTGGTTATTACACAATGAAAGAGGGTGAGAATACGGTTTACCTCCTTTCATCCTATATGGCAGGGAGCTTTCTGAATTCAGTAGATCTGCTCCGGGACAGGACTCTCCCCCAGGTTAATTTTCAGAATCTCAAACGCCTGACCATTAAGGGAGAAAGGATTATAGACATAGTCCCCTACTTCCCCTACGAAGTATTTTCAAGCAGCCTCAGCCCTCTTCTGATGGTAAAACCCTACAAGAGACCCACAGCTGTAAACACACAAACCTACTCTGAGAATCTGGAAGCTTTTGTTAAGAATTACCATATCATCGATTTCATCGAAGAAGGAACTGTGGAAACAGGCCTTAAGAATCCTGCAGCAGCCCTTTACATGAAAGATGGGGAAGGTGCAGAACTGAGCATTGAATTCGGAAACAGAACAGAAGACGGCTCTGCCGTATACTCACGGATCAGCGGAATCGGGGGAGTCATTACCCTCCCGGTTGAAGCGGCTAAAATTACAGAGGTCAAAGCCATAGAGATGACAGACCGTTTTGTCCGTCTTATCAGCATAGACCATATCAGTGAAGTTCGTGTTGAATATGGTGATGAGCTTTGGGTAGGCGGGATCAGGTGGATTGATGAGGATACCGGAGAGTTTACATTCCAGGGAGAGTCCGTAGAGGAGGATCCCTTCAAAAAAATGTATCAGGAGATTCTCTATCTCCTCTTTGAAGGCGAAATACCCGAGCCCTTCTCTCCCCGGGGAAAAGCGGAGTTCATGGTCAGTTATATTGGAGATGATAAATCACCCGGTAAAACTACTGCTGAATTCTACAGCTACAATCAGGATTATTATGCCGTCAGCATAGACGGCTATGCCCCCGAATTTCTAATTGGTAAATATCAGGTTGAATCTTTGGTTCAGTTCATCAGAAATTACGCAGGCTGA
- the argA gene encoding amino-acid N-acetyltransferase has protein sequence MDKSTLREHVDLIREVFSYNRRFKDSLFVIKIDSSIIDHPYFSILVRDLSLLHQNGIRFVIIPGAHDRINEILGQYNISYESRGGIRISSDEAINFIKMAAFDVSNKVMTQLSGYDIPSVIGNWVRARALGVIDGVDYQNTGKVDKIKTDSIQTLLKEGHIPIFPCIGWNAKGDPYNVSSDELAKVIAVEMGASKLFFITADTVLSSENCNVPSEMILTEDGRISKLSLGQTQQLLEANPDNPLMIRVESAFQACEQGVNRVHIIDGKSDGAVLKEIFSNLGIGTMIHNNTYERIRKMESKDISSVLSLMKPFIDKGILISRSRQDLTEMKKDFVVYSMDGIIHGCGALHRYSDDLAEIAALAVDRKFVHLKIGGKIVSYLLEQAQNKGLKRVFVLTTQTSDWFQNLGFETADVEDLPEEKRSQYNKDRNSRVLMYRF, from the coding sequence ATGGATAAAAGTACATTAAGAGAACATGTAGACCTTATCAGAGAGGTATTCTCTTATAACCGTCGATTCAAGGATTCACTGTTTGTTATCAAGATCGACAGTTCCATTATTGATCATCCTTACTTCTCCATACTTGTGAGGGATCTCTCTCTGCTGCATCAAAATGGAATCCGTTTTGTCATTATCCCCGGAGCCCATGACAGGATCAATGAGATTCTGGGACAGTACAATATCAGCTATGAGAGCCGTGGCGGAATCAGAATATCATCGGATGAAGCTATAAACTTTATCAAGATGGCCGCCTTTGATGTCTCCAATAAGGTGATGACACAGCTTTCGGGTTATGACATCCCATCAGTGATAGGAAATTGGGTCCGCGCCAGAGCCCTGGGTGTTATCGATGGAGTTGATTATCAGAACACAGGAAAAGTAGACAAAATCAAAACCGACTCCATCCAGACTCTTCTCAAAGAGGGACATATCCCCATCTTCCCCTGTATCGGCTGGAATGCAAAAGGTGACCCCTACAATGTATCATCCGACGAACTGGCCAAGGTCATAGCTGTTGAAATGGGAGCTTCCAAGCTCTTTTTCATTACTGCCGATACAGTGCTCTCCAGTGAAAACTGCAATGTTCCCTCCGAAATGATTCTCACCGAAGACGGCAGGATTTCAAAACTGTCACTGGGGCAGACTCAACAGCTCCTCGAGGCTAATCCCGATAATCCTCTGATGATCAGAGTCGAGTCGGCTTTCCAGGCCTGTGAGCAGGGAGTGAACCGTGTACACATTATTGACGGAAAAAGTGACGGTGCTGTACTGAAGGAGATTTTCTCCAACCTCGGTATCGGTACCATGATCCATAACAATACCTATGAGCGGATCAGAAAAATGGAGAGCAAGGATATATCCAGTGTTCTCAGCCTGATGAAACCTTTTATAGACAAAGGGATTCTCATCTCCCGTTCAAGACAGGATCTTACAGAGATGAAGAAAGATTTTGTGGTCTATTCCATGGATGGAATCATCCACGGCTGTGGAGCACTTCATCGCTACAGTGATGATCTGGCAGAAATTGCCGCCCTGGCTGTGGATAGAAAATTCGTTCACCTTAAGATCGGCGGAAAGATAGTCTCCTATCTTCTTGAACAGGCGCAGAACAAAGGACTGAAAAGAGTCTTCGTTTTGACAACCCAAACCTCTGACTGGTTTCAGAACCTTGGTTTTGAAACAGCCGATGTGGAAGATCTGCCTGAAGAAAAAAGATCTCAGTACAACAAGGACAGAAACTCCCGGGTTCTGATGTACCGCTTCTGA
- a CDS encoding TatD family hydrolase, which yields MDAHSHSDDYPNRDAMLREVKKNKILTLNSAVDPESIKAAAAMNKICPWILTASGIHPWNAGKYSPETVESLENEYKSAMHISEIGMDSVWAPQEADIKKQEALMESQLSMALKYNKPVTLHTKGAEQQVLTQLKSIRPPSTLIHWFDGSETQLKEYMNLDCFFTVSPAVFTDRKFRSLIKKIPLNRLLPETDNPGTWSWLFGEDGHPLQIQNVIKESASFLNCDEDELLLCYKENLKAFLLL from the coding sequence ATTGATGCACACTCCCACTCTGATGATTATCCCAACAGGGATGCCATGCTCAGGGAAGTCAAGAAAAACAAAATTCTCACACTGAACTCTGCCGTTGATCCTGAGTCCATAAAAGCAGCAGCCGCAATGAATAAAATCTGTCCATGGATATTGACCGCCTCAGGAATACATCCATGGAATGCCGGAAAATACAGCCCCGAAACCGTTGAATCTCTTGAAAATGAGTATAAGTCAGCTATGCATATATCAGAAATCGGCATGGATTCTGTATGGGCACCTCAAGAAGCAGATATAAAAAAACAGGAAGCCTTGATGGAATCTCAGCTCTCCATGGCCTTAAAGTACAATAAACCTGTTACCCTCCATACCAAGGGTGCGGAACAACAGGTCCTGACTCAACTGAAATCAATCAGGCCTCCCTCAACTCTGATCCACTGGTTTGACGGCAGCGAGACACAACTTAAAGAATATATGAATCTTGATTGTTTCTTTACTGTTTCACCCGCGGTTTTCACTGACAGAAAATTCCGCAGTCTTATAAAAAAGATTCCCCTGAACAGGCTGCTGCCGGAAACAGATAACCCGGGGACCTGGTCCTGGCTTTTTGGTGAGGATGGGCATCCCCTTCAGATACAGAATGTAATAAAAGAATCGGCCTCTTTTTTGAATTGTGATGAAGATGAACTCCTGCTCTGCTACAAAGAAAATCTTAAGGCATTTCTCCTTCTTTAA
- the sppA gene encoding signal peptide peptidase SppA — MKKTPIICMLILLSLSPLWAQNFGIAVQDQISAVLSNPAAMGVGNSQGFGYINRFSTDNGFEKDYDLIFSLGNLAYSYGNLYGTNKHRVAGGISLGMGMYAGADYQWYKGIDDMGGLGLSFMLRPTDFISLAIKGEDLNKEEYMELGFGFRPLFFTKNLSSRLTLSGDARVQNGEWQGVSLGAFMEPADGVKLFSDYNFEKEAFQVGMSLSFAFLDIGSAMDASGDRSWNDGYFQAFSSVKKQRSFIERSFNKAIEYDLADVIIDTPVRGYASVTPQKGVRTLVDFILDMEVIKKDDTTDAIIFRNQSFQTNFANLLEIESVLHEVKATGKKIYFYYDSIDNLPYALAASVADGIYLSPAGSVYLKGFGVTNFYLKNFLAEWGIKVNNFQSHDYKTVYNRYSESGMTDAEREALQYMYDGLQAQMNRMIDEGRSEKLDGSAQSLIDKGPFIYASKALEMGLVDALMYEDEFDTTMRQLRLNIFKASHSTGDIKYDWESTGRPIIAVIYANGGINMGEGVAGQNIGSDSMVEAIRAARKNPLVKGIILRVNSGGGSSLASDLIAREVALCSHGENPKPVIVSMGGSAASGGYYISAPATRIIASPATITGSIGVITIMPEITGLLEKFGVGTGSVKTAENANTGSPLKEMTEEEAAMIREYIAENYEQFISLVGEFRQMPVEKVHESAQGRIWTGEQAKERGLVDANGGIRQAYQLMQQMVETKKDIRLLEIVPGRNPNIFERSLSMPMFQSLRKESELPLPEDLKNLMKMYKELSSYEEEKALYLMPYTEEELGIGGE; from the coding sequence ATGAAAAAAACACCGATTATATGCATGCTCATCTTATTGAGCTTAAGTCCCCTCTGGGCACAGAATTTCGGAATTGCCGTACAGGATCAGATTTCAGCAGTCCTATCCAACCCTGCGGCTATGGGTGTAGGGAATTCCCAGGGATTCGGTTATATCAACCGATTCTCAACGGACAATGGATTTGAAAAAGATTATGACCTGATCTTCTCTCTGGGAAATCTCGCCTACAGTTACGGAAACCTTTACGGAACAAACAAACACCGTGTTGCCGGAGGAATCAGTCTGGGTATGGGTATGTACGCCGGTGCAGACTACCAGTGGTATAAGGGAATAGATGATATGGGAGGACTGGGACTCTCCTTTATGCTCAGACCTACAGATTTCATCTCCCTTGCCATTAAAGGTGAAGATCTGAACAAAGAAGAGTATATGGAGTTGGGTTTCGGATTCCGTCCCCTCTTCTTCACAAAGAATCTAAGTTCTCGTCTTACCCTCTCCGGTGATGCCAGGGTTCAGAATGGAGAATGGCAGGGAGTTAGCCTCGGGGCATTTATGGAACCAGCTGACGGGGTCAAACTCTTTAGTGACTACAACTTCGAAAAAGAGGCCTTTCAGGTAGGTATGAGTCTCTCCTTCGCATTCCTGGATATAGGTTCGGCAATGGATGCCAGCGGAGACAGAAGCTGGAACGACGGCTACTTTCAGGCCTTCAGCTCTGTGAAAAAACAGCGCAGCTTTATCGAACGCTCTTTCAACAAGGCCATAGAATATGATCTGGCTGACGTAATCATAGATACTCCGGTGAGGGGTTATGCTTCTGTAACACCTCAGAAAGGGGTTCGCACCCTTGTAGACTTCATCCTTGATATGGAAGTTATTAAAAAGGACGATACAACAGATGCAATAATCTTCCGCAATCAGAGTTTCCAGACAAACTTTGCCAACCTACTGGAAATAGAGTCTGTTCTGCATGAAGTTAAAGCTACAGGGAAAAAGATCTACTTCTACTATGACTCCATCGACAATCTGCCCTATGCCCTGGCCGCATCGGTGGCGGACGGTATATATCTAAGCCCTGCAGGCTCAGTCTATCTAAAGGGATTCGGAGTTACCAACTTCTACCTGAAGAATTTTCTGGCTGAATGGGGAATCAAGGTTAACAACTTCCAGTCCCACGACTACAAGACCGTCTATAACAGATATTCCGAGTCGGGAATGACCGATGCTGAGCGTGAAGCACTTCAGTATATGTATGACGGGCTCCAGGCCCAGATGAACCGTATGATTGATGAGGGAAGATCAGAAAAACTTGACGGCAGCGCCCAGTCTCTTATAGACAAAGGCCCCTTCATCTATGCCTCCAAGGCTCTTGAAATGGGTCTGGTGGATGCACTGATGTATGAGGACGAGTTTGACACAACAATGAGGCAGCTGAGGCTGAATATTTTCAAGGCGTCCCACTCAACTGGTGATATAAAATATGACTGGGAGTCAACGGGACGCCCCATTATTGCTGTGATATACGCCAATGGTGGAATCAATATGGGAGAGGGTGTTGCCGGTCAGAATATTGGATCGGACTCCATGGTAGAGGCTATTCGTGCCGCAAGAAAGAATCCTCTTGTCAAAGGAATCATCCTCAGGGTCAATTCCGGTGGAGGTTCCTCTCTGGCATCTGACCTTATTGCAAGAGAAGTTGCTCTCTGCAGTCATGGAGAGAATCCTAAACCCGTCATTGTCTCAATGGGTGGATCCGCTGCCTCGGGAGGATATTATATATCCGCCCCGGCCACCCGAATCATAGCCTCACCTGCCACAATAACAGGTTCTATTGGCGTAATAACCATTATGCCTGAAATCACAGGACTTCTGGAAAAATTCGGAGTCGGAACAGGCTCTGTCAAAACAGCAGAAAACGCTAATACAGGCAGCCCTCTGAAAGAGATGACAGAAGAGGAAGCTGCAATGATCAGAGAGTATATTGCAGAGAACTATGAACAGTTTATCAGCCTGGTAGGTGAGTTCAGACAGATGCCTGTTGAAAAGGTTCATGAATCAGCTCAGGGCCGAATATGGACGGGGGAACAGGCAAAAGAGAGAGGACTTGTAGATGCCAACGGTGGGATCAGACAAGCCTATCAACTGATGCAGCAGATGGTAGAAACCAAAAAAGATATCAGACTCCTTGAAATTGTACCGGGCAGAAACCCCAATATATTTGAACGATCCCTGTCCATGCCCATGTTTCAGAGTCTGAGAAAAGAATCAGAACTGCCGCTGCCTGAAGATCTAAAAAATCTGATGAAAATGTACAAGGAACTGAGCAGTTATGAAGAGGAAAAAGCACTCTACCTGATGCCCTATACAGAAGAGGAACTGGGAATAGGAGGAGAATGA